From the Sinorhizobium garamanticum genome, one window contains:
- the ybaL gene encoding YbaL family putative K(+) efflux transporter, which translates to MPQTPLIATIVAGIGLSFVLGTLANRLRLSPLVGYLLAGVLIGPFTPGFVADQALTRQLAELGVILLLFGIGLQFSLADLLPVRSIAFVGAVCQMTIVTALGLGLAQIIGWPARSGVVFGLALSVASTVVVLRTLQEKRLLSTEQARIALGWLIVQDLAVILTLILLPAFAAVGGGESDGTITNDNDMFVVLEADAIAGALAFTLGKFAAFFAVMLVVGRRVVPWVLHYVAHTGSRELFRLAVLAIALGVAFGAATLFDVSFALGAFFAGLILAESQLSQRAAQETLPLRDAFAVLFFVSVGMLFDPMILLREPLLVGTVLGIIVVGNAATVAGVALIFRRSVQVALMLGASLSQIGEFSFILAGLGVEHGLLPEAGRDLILAGAILSILVNPLAFAACDRLTSRIEVREQARTAPRMDAPEHTQQPVTKLTGHAVLVGHGRVGSLVAETLEKADVPYLVIEERQATVDQLRTRKIEVIAGNAAEPGLLEVANIAAARWLISAIPNPFESGNLIEQAHAVCPALEIIARAHSDAEVTYLKKCGASVIIMGEREIARGMSEHILSKIRTATEDETSARSVAEPGRHPEAGG; encoded by the coding sequence ATGCCTCAGACGCCGCTTATCGCCACTATCGTTGCCGGAATCGGGCTCTCTTTCGTGCTCGGCACGCTGGCGAACAGGCTTCGCTTGTCGCCGCTGGTTGGCTATCTCCTCGCTGGCGTCTTGATCGGTCCGTTTACCCCAGGCTTCGTCGCGGACCAGGCTCTGACACGCCAGCTCGCGGAACTCGGCGTGATTCTGCTGCTGTTCGGCATCGGTCTTCAATTCTCACTCGCCGACCTCCTACCGGTCAGATCAATCGCTTTCGTCGGCGCTGTCTGCCAGATGACGATTGTCACGGCGCTTGGGCTCGGGTTGGCCCAGATCATCGGCTGGCCCGCGAGATCGGGAGTTGTTTTCGGGCTTGCGCTGTCGGTCGCGAGCACGGTCGTTGTCCTCCGAACGCTGCAAGAAAAGCGCCTGCTCTCAACAGAACAAGCCCGCATCGCTCTCGGGTGGCTCATCGTGCAGGATCTTGCGGTGATCCTAACGCTCATCCTGCTACCGGCCTTTGCTGCTGTCGGAGGAGGAGAGAGCGACGGAACAATCACGAACGACAACGATATGTTTGTCGTTCTCGAAGCGGACGCCATTGCAGGTGCCCTCGCATTTACCCTCGGCAAGTTCGCTGCCTTTTTCGCCGTCATGTTGGTCGTCGGCCGGCGCGTGGTTCCGTGGGTGCTTCACTACGTTGCCCATACCGGTTCGCGCGAGCTTTTCCGGCTGGCCGTCCTAGCAATAGCGCTTGGCGTCGCCTTCGGCGCTGCCACGCTTTTTGACGTCTCGTTCGCCCTTGGTGCATTCTTCGCAGGACTAATATTGGCGGAATCGCAGCTCAGCCAACGGGCTGCCCAGGAGACGCTGCCACTCCGAGACGCATTCGCTGTCTTGTTCTTCGTTTCGGTGGGCATGTTGTTTGATCCCATGATCCTTCTGCGAGAACCGCTGCTCGTGGGCACGGTTCTGGGCATCATTGTCGTTGGCAACGCCGCGACGGTAGCGGGCGTGGCACTCATTTTCCGCCGTTCCGTTCAAGTGGCACTCATGTTGGGCGCCAGCCTCTCACAAATCGGCGAGTTTTCCTTCATCCTGGCAGGCCTTGGGGTTGAACATGGACTTCTGCCCGAAGCCGGCCGTGACCTCATTCTTGCCGGTGCGATACTGTCCATACTCGTGAACCCGTTGGCGTTCGCGGCCTGCGATCGGCTGACGTCTCGGATCGAAGTGAGGGAACAAGCCAGGACCGCACCGCGAATGGATGCGCCTGAGCACACCCAACAGCCGGTCACCAAACTAACGGGGCACGCCGTGCTGGTTGGTCATGGGCGAGTCGGAAGTCTGGTGGCCGAGACGTTGGAAAAAGCGGATGTACCGTATCTCGTGATCGAGGAACGGCAGGCGACGGTCGATCAATTGCGCACTCGTAAGATCGAAGTGATCGCCGGCAATGCCGCTGAGCCGGGGCTGCTTGAGGTCGCCAACATTGCCGCAGCCCGATGGCTGATCAGCGCTATTCCGAATCCGTTCGAGAGCGGCAATCTAATCGAACAGGCGCATGCGGTTTGCCCGGCACTTGAGATCATCGCCCGCGCCCACTCCGATGCCGAGGTGACCTACCTCAAGAAGTGCGGCGCCAGCGTGATCATCATGGGCGAACGGGAGATCGCCCGCGGCATGTCCGAGCACATTCTGAGCAAGATTCGGACGGCAACGGAAGACGAAACCTCGGCGAGGAGTGTGGCTGAGCCGGGCCGGCACCCGGAAGCTGGCGGATAG
- a CDS encoding YHS domain-containing (seleno)protein, translated as MHNVSRRNAVRLVLAVAAALFATSMPTFATEAVPLAIKGYDPVAYFTTGSPTRGLPEIEYEWDEQRYLFANAEHRELFKADPVRYAPQFGNYCAMALAEGELTEANPENWLISDGKLYIFGKPAPMGPALFQQGLAANIAKANENRALIHSH; from the coding sequence ATGCACAATGTCTCTCGGCGAAATGCCGTTCGCCTTGTTCTGGCGGTCGCAGCTGCCCTGTTTGCGACCTCGATGCCCACTTTTGCCACGGAAGCGGTTCCGCTGGCGATCAAGGGTTATGACCCGGTCGCCTATTTCACCACCGGAAGCCCCACGCGCGGGCTGCCGGAGATCGAGTATGAATGGGACGAGCAGCGCTATCTCTTCGCGAATGCCGAGCATCGCGAGCTTTTTAAGGCCGATCCTGTTCGCTACGCGCCGCAGTTCGGAAACTATTGTGCGATGGCGCTGGCCGAGGGCGAGCTAACCGAGGCCAACCCAGAGAACTGGCTGATCAGCGACGGCAAGCTTTATATTTTCGGCAAGCCGGCCCCGATGGGACCCGCGCTCTTCCAGCAGGGCCTTGCTGCGAACATCGCGAAGGCCAACGAGAACCGCGCGCTAATTCACTCACATTAG
- a CDS encoding recombinase family protein, giving the protein MGAVLGYARVSTGDQDVTGQTLRLEQAGTIRVFTDVKSGKSMDRPGLAELLDYARAGDTLAVVRLDRLGRSLAELLETVKMLRERQIDLLSLEEKIDTSSAAGELVFHVFGAIAHFERRLISERTKDGIAAARALGKRPGRRPPDLQKVEAAMKLIKANVSPTEAAKQLGLGRSTVYREMRRLGLGRSG; this is encoded by the coding sequence ATGGGGGCCGTTCTCGGCTATGCCCGGGTTTCGACCGGCGATCAGGACGTCACCGGCCAGACCCTGCGTCTTGAGCAGGCTGGAACCATCAGGGTCTTCACGGACGTCAAATCCGGAAAGAGCATGGACCGGCCAGGTCTCGCTGAACTACTAGACTATGCCCGCGCCGGCGACACCCTCGCGGTCGTGCGGCTCGACCGACTCGGGCGGTCACTTGCGGAGTTGTTGGAAACGGTGAAGATGCTGCGGGAGCGACAGATCGACCTTCTTAGTCTTGAGGAGAAGATCGATACTTCTTCGGCTGCCGGCGAGCTTGTCTTCCACGTGTTCGGAGCCATTGCACATTTCGAGCGGCGGCTGATCTCAGAGCGAACGAAGGACGGCATCGCCGCCGCACGGGCGCTGGGCAAACGGCCTGGTCGTCGGCCGCCTGACCTGCAGAAGGTAGAAGCGGCGATGAAGCTGATCAAGGCCAATGTGTCGCCGACCGAAGCTGCAAAGCAATTGGGGCTCGGCCGCTCCACGGTTTATCGGGAAATGCGTAGGCTAGGTTTGGGCCGTTCTGGCTAG
- a CDS encoding MFS transporter, translating into MSLIVRIWIALIGVIAATLAVLSILCILQHDAILSQLIRQRIAVTVEATARPFRSVVDLGLPVSMMRNKLALLERARASDAAISDVILFNPTGIVIEQSGRGELERVAQEVLDVQAKDVAGRWGFETDRNLISGTSILDDDGVVVGGILAVYPKSELDARSTSVAQQIIVGATGLFVLFTGIAYLMVRARADAVGGGLRRLEGTLAAIGGSPTETLAAASRHNGRVLPEQIALALAKLQEQLDAASEKYRRALQALGSEEVEASPHASAGPRETVLVGVPERAATRSFARRLTPVIAVLTLGSALTLGYLAYLSISDSFRPEIARRTQLIGSIATADIQRTVEAGVPVGGLVGAAEYFDHLLADFPEISYFAVSTDRPVIEVGQAQVGGGGADRTVFPILVDGVRIGELVTETNLDYIAAQFRDVVLDLGVVVLVILLFAFELIVVMMSRSVTGPLDRLQHLAELQAAGDFSKRLVATGRNVVERLGNLLSERAERLNVLAAAPTLRGADGSDRSQVVALEPGFRISGRRPAVMRFCSLTDVRLPLFLFAMADELPLSFFSLYARAQANPFPSLGEGVVIGLPLAAYLGAALLGAPLARPFGRRIGYRRLFIAAALATFFAKFGLYLAGNIVEVIVCHGVNGLAFALASLACQDYALDMLPKEARSRSISLFRATLFSGVFAATALGGILADRLGQRPVFVVCAILSVVSALLIWRMLPVGGSTPHAEQSSEAEDKLSFNILAPMRSPIFAAVALGSVIPLAIVDHVFISYLLALQMDALGASISEIARVMMFFFLALILGGYAEVRLPAWLAAPSLLLTTCSILTGVSLLIAGLFPSAWSTLAASIGAGIALGLAGGPQTALVMDAAEGPLAHLGMSAVLGTIRVIERGGAITGLLVIGSMTDTAGYSGAAAIIGMTALAGAGLFVILRLAGSEAAISGRSG; encoded by the coding sequence GTGTCTCTGATTGTGCGGATTTGGATAGCGCTGATCGGGGTCATCGCAGCGACGCTTGCTGTTCTTTCGATCCTCTGCATTCTGCAGCATGATGCCATCCTTTCCCAGCTGATTCGCCAGCGTATCGCGGTGACGGTGGAGGCAACTGCGCGCCCGTTCCGCTCGGTCGTTGATCTCGGACTTCCGGTCTCAATGATGCGCAATAAGCTGGCGCTCCTCGAACGGGCACGGGCATCCGATGCGGCGATCAGCGACGTCATTCTCTTCAATCCGACCGGAATTGTCATCGAGCAAAGCGGTCGTGGCGAGCTCGAGCGGGTCGCGCAGGAGGTACTCGACGTCCAGGCCAAAGACGTCGCCGGACGGTGGGGCTTTGAGACCGACCGCAACCTGATCAGCGGGACCTCGATCCTGGACGACGACGGGGTGGTGGTCGGGGGAATTCTCGCGGTGTATCCGAAGTCGGAACTGGACGCACGGAGCACCAGCGTCGCGCAGCAGATCATTGTGGGGGCTACGGGGCTTTTCGTGCTCTTCACCGGCATCGCCTATCTGATGGTCCGAGCCCGAGCCGACGCCGTCGGGGGCGGACTGAGGCGCCTCGAAGGCACGCTAGCCGCGATTGGCGGAAGCCCGACCGAAACTCTTGCGGCTGCGAGCAGGCACAACGGCCGGGTTCTCCCCGAACAGATCGCGCTGGCGCTCGCCAAGCTGCAGGAGCAGTTGGACGCCGCTTCGGAGAAGTATCGCCGAGCGCTGCAGGCGCTGGGATCCGAAGAAGTCGAGGCATCGCCCCACGCCTCCGCCGGTCCGCGCGAGACGGTGCTGGTCGGCGTTCCCGAGCGTGCGGCAACCCGCAGCTTTGCCCGCCGCCTCACACCAGTCATTGCCGTTCTTACCCTCGGCAGCGCGCTCACGCTTGGCTATCTTGCCTATCTCAGCATCAGCGATTCCTTCCGCCCGGAGATTGCCCGGCGCACCCAATTGATAGGCTCAATCGCGACCGCCGACATCCAGCGCACGGTCGAGGCGGGCGTTCCGGTCGGGGGTCTGGTTGGAGCGGCAGAGTATTTCGACCATCTGCTGGCTGATTTTCCTGAAATCTCCTACTTCGCCGTGTCGACGGATCGGCCGGTGATCGAGGTCGGCCAGGCCCAGGTTGGTGGTGGTGGTGCCGATCGCACGGTCTTCCCGATCTTGGTTGACGGGGTGCGGATCGGGGAACTCGTGACCGAGACCAACCTTGACTACATCGCTGCCCAGTTCCGCGATGTCGTCCTGGATCTCGGCGTCGTCGTGCTGGTGATCCTGCTGTTCGCATTCGAACTGATCGTGGTGATGATGAGCCGATCGGTGACGGGGCCTCTCGACCGGCTGCAGCACCTCGCCGAACTACAGGCAGCCGGCGACTTCTCAAAGCGGCTGGTCGCAACCGGTCGCAACGTTGTCGAGAGGCTTGGAAACCTGCTTTCCGAACGGGCGGAACGGCTGAACGTGCTGGCTGCGGCACCCACCCTCAGGGGCGCCGATGGTTCGGATAGATCGCAGGTGGTCGCACTCGAACCCGGGTTCCGGATTTCGGGGCGCCGGCCGGCAGTGATGCGGTTCTGCAGCCTGACCGACGTGCGCCTGCCGCTATTCCTGTTTGCAATGGCGGACGAATTGCCTCTTTCTTTCTTTTCACTCTATGCCAGAGCGCAGGCTAACCCTTTCCCCTCGCTCGGCGAGGGGGTGGTGATCGGTCTTCCACTGGCGGCCTATCTCGGCGCCGCCCTTCTGGGTGCACCGCTCGCGCGACCATTCGGCCGACGAATAGGCTATCGCCGACTGTTCATCGCTGCAGCACTGGCGACCTTCTTCGCAAAGTTCGGGCTCTACCTCGCCGGCAACATCGTCGAAGTGATTGTCTGCCATGGGGTCAATGGCCTCGCCTTTGCGCTCGCCTCACTCGCCTGCCAGGACTACGCGCTCGACATGTTGCCGAAGGAGGCAAGATCGCGTTCGATCAGCCTCTTCCGGGCGACCCTTTTCAGCGGCGTCTTCGCGGCGACCGCACTCGGTGGGATTCTCGCCGACCGTTTGGGCCAGCGACCGGTCTTCGTCGTCTGCGCGATCCTGTCCGTCGTCTCGGCCTTGTTGATCTGGCGGATGCTGCCGGTCGGCGGGTCGACGCCACATGCTGAACAAAGCAGCGAGGCGGAGGACAAGCTCTCGTTCAATATCCTGGCGCCGATGCGCAGCCCGATCTTCGCTGCGGTGGCACTCGGCAGCGTGATCCCGCTGGCGATCGTCGACCACGTCTTTATCTCCTACTTGCTGGCGCTGCAGATGGACGCTCTGGGCGCATCGATTTCCGAAATCGCGCGCGTCATGATGTTCTTCTTTCTGGCACTGATACTCGGCGGTTATGCCGAGGTACGGCTGCCCGCCTGGCTCGCCGCGCCGAGCCTGCTGCTTACGACGTGCTCGATCTTGACAGGCGTGAGCTTGCTCATTGCCGGACTATTTCCCTCGGCCTGGTCGACGCTCGCCGCTTCGATCGGTGCCGGCATTGCGCTCGGCCTGGCCGGCGGGCCGCAGACTGCGCTGGTCATGGATGCGGCGGAAGGCCCTCTGGCGCATCTCGGCATGAGCGCCGTGCTCGGAACCATCAGGGTAATCGAACGCGGCGGAGCCATCACCGGGCTGCTGGTGATCGGGTCGATGACCGACACGGCAGGCTACTCTGGCGCTGCGGCGATCATCGGAATGACCGCGCTGGCGGGCGCGGGGCTGTTTGTCATTCTCCGCCTGGCGGGAAGCGAGGCGGCCATTTCAGGGAGGAGTGGATAA
- a CDS encoding adenylate/guanylate cyclase domain-containing protein, giving the protein MSTEHVERRLTAILAADIAGYSRLMGNDEEGTLAQLKALRHALVDRKINEHHGRIVKTTGDGMLVEFASVVEAVRCAVEIQRGMAERNVAAPAGQRIEFRVGINVGDIIIEGDDIFGDGVNVAARLEGLAEPGGICVSGRVQEDAQGRLDIAFEDIGEQKLKNIARPVRVFRVRLDATAAPARTRRRRGLFAALALMILLTVGALWTGFGSEWKFLSNLRLGDQFTKSAEVGMKPAIAILPFLNHSDDSAREYFVDGLTQDIINALGRFSALTVMSWNAVAPYKGKPASPEDIGRGLAVSYLVEGSVRQTGDRVRVIAQLVDTRQGRVLWSARFEEALADVFALQDIIVTDIVRVLAIRVTQIEQNRVFAKPTENLAAYDYVLRARPALQRPTRANNVEARSLLKRAIELDPNYAAAYAALAETYHLASSMGWAESPTAFLSRAEELAIKALRLDDSDVRARITLAHIHLFRQRYNQAEVEIERAIAINPNDAHGLAGRGTILLWLGQTDAAIEALEQAQRIDPDLNAIDRFALSLAYYLKRRYDAAIEQAELSLRTTAGANFSRILLAAAYAQDDRAEDAARVVTMIRRIDPTFDPQEFGNKFLSSGDLEHLRDGFRKAGLYPVSGDLPPAERMNR; this is encoded by the coding sequence TTGTCAACCGAGCATGTAGAGCGGCGACTTACGGCTATTCTAGCGGCCGACATCGCCGGCTACAGCCGGCTAATGGGCAACGACGAGGAAGGTACGCTCGCCCAGCTTAAGGCGCTTCGGCATGCTCTGGTCGACCGAAAGATCAACGAACACCACGGGCGGATTGTCAAGACCACCGGCGATGGGATGCTGGTCGAGTTCGCGAGTGTGGTCGAGGCCGTGCGCTGCGCCGTCGAGATCCAGCGCGGCATGGCGGAACGAAATGTCGCCGCGCCGGCAGGACAACGTATCGAGTTCCGCGTCGGCATTAATGTCGGTGACATCATCATCGAGGGTGACGACATTTTCGGGGACGGCGTCAACGTGGCGGCTCGCTTGGAGGGTCTCGCGGAGCCTGGCGGCATCTGCGTGTCGGGCCGCGTGCAGGAAGACGCGCAAGGCAGGCTTGACATTGCCTTTGAGGATATCGGCGAACAGAAGCTGAAGAACATCGCTCGGCCGGTGCGCGTATTTCGCGTGCGGCTCGACGCCACGGCCGCTCCAGCGCGCACCCGCCGGCGCCGTGGATTGTTCGCCGCTCTGGCTCTGATGATTTTGCTTACTGTAGGCGCGCTGTGGACCGGTTTTGGCTCCGAGTGGAAATTTCTCAGCAATCTGCGCCTTGGCGATCAATTCACAAAAAGTGCTGAAGTCGGCATGAAACCCGCGATCGCCATTCTCCCGTTCCTGAACCACAGCGACGATTCGGCTCGTGAGTATTTCGTGGATGGATTGACGCAGGATATCATCAACGCACTGGGTCGGTTCTCCGCGCTGACCGTGATGTCGTGGAACGCTGTAGCCCCCTACAAGGGAAAGCCTGCAAGCCCCGAGGATATTGGCCGCGGTCTCGCTGTTAGCTATCTGGTAGAAGGCAGCGTCCGCCAGACCGGCGACCGTGTACGGGTCATCGCGCAACTCGTCGACACAAGGCAGGGACGAGTGCTTTGGTCTGCACGCTTCGAGGAGGCGCTGGCGGACGTGTTTGCGCTGCAGGACATCATTGTCACTGACATTGTCAGAGTCCTAGCGATACGTGTGACGCAGATCGAACAAAATCGAGTGTTCGCAAAGCCAACCGAAAATCTCGCAGCCTATGACTACGTGCTCCGCGCTAGGCCGGCATTGCAGCGCCCGACGCGGGCAAACAATGTGGAGGCGCGCAGCCTGCTCAAACGCGCCATCGAGCTTGACCCGAACTACGCTGCGGCCTATGCGGCACTCGCCGAAACCTATCACCTTGCCAGCTCGATGGGCTGGGCGGAGTCGCCAACCGCTTTCCTGAGCCGTGCCGAGGAATTGGCAATCAAGGCGCTGAGACTTGACGATTCCGACGTGCGCGCGCGCATCACTCTCGCCCACATCCACCTCTTTCGTCAGAGATACAACCAGGCAGAGGTTGAGATCGAGCGCGCCATTGCGATCAATCCGAACGATGCTCACGGCCTCGCCGGGCGCGGCACCATCCTGTTGTGGCTAGGACAGACGGATGCGGCGATCGAGGCCTTGGAGCAGGCGCAGCGTATCGACCCCGATCTCAATGCGATCGATCGCTTTGCGCTGAGCCTGGCCTACTATCTGAAACGGCGTTACGACGCGGCGATCGAACAGGCGGAACTTAGTCTTCGAACAACCGCAGGCGCGAACTTCAGCCGTATCCTGCTGGCGGCCGCCTATGCGCAAGACGATCGAGCGGAGGACGCCGCGCGTGTCGTGACGATGATACGCCGCATCGACCCAACCTTCGATCCGCAGGAGTTTGGAAACAAGTTTCTAAGCTCTGGCGATCTCGAACATCTGCGCGACGGATTCCGCAAGGCCGGCCTCTACCCCGTCTCTGGCGACCTGCCACCGGCCGAGAGAATGAACCGCTAA
- a CDS encoding ABC transporter substrate-binding protein: protein MSLSRLCLAALAAALGLFSTSGAEAKMKIGMVVWIGCEDVCRGVRDSLATNGIDADFVVMDAAQDQSRLPGFVEQARTEKMDLVLTWGTKTTLGVLGTLADRTDPKYLNEIPIVFTVVADPVGSGIIESYEKIGRDNVTGTRNRVPETVNIKSIRRYMPSFDHLGMLYEAATPNSVGKVEEVKGLTGALNFTLDAVPLDMLADGSPDPESIEPGIAALKSKGVQFIYLGSSAFLEKESDHFTGAALAAGIPVLTPYEHMVSDSQALMSVAARDYDVGKLAGEQVRRILVEGRRAGDIPVLAMEEFAYLVNMKVAKALNLYPPVEFLQFVEKVE, encoded by the coding sequence ATGAGCCTTTCGAGACTGTGTCTGGCGGCACTCGCCGCAGCCCTTGGCCTCTTCTCGACCTCGGGCGCCGAGGCGAAGATGAAGATCGGTATGGTCGTCTGGATCGGCTGCGAGGACGTCTGCCGCGGCGTGCGGGATTCGCTTGCGACAAACGGCATCGATGCGGATTTCGTGGTAATGGACGCGGCCCAGGACCAGTCCAGACTGCCCGGCTTTGTCGAGCAGGCGCGGACCGAGAAAATGGACCTTGTGCTGACCTGGGGCACCAAGACGACACTCGGCGTCCTCGGCACATTGGCCGACAGGACAGATCCGAAATACCTGAACGAAATCCCGATCGTCTTCACCGTGGTTGCCGACCCGGTGGGTTCGGGCATCATCGAGAGCTACGAGAAGATCGGGCGCGATAACGTCACGGGCACGCGCAACCGAGTGCCGGAGACGGTCAATATCAAGAGCATACGGCGCTATATGCCGTCGTTCGACCACCTGGGTATGCTCTATGAGGCGGCGACGCCGAATTCGGTGGGTAAGGTTGAAGAGGTTAAAGGCCTGACGGGTGCGCTGAACTTCACCCTCGACGCCGTGCCACTGGACATGCTGGCGGATGGCAGCCCGGACCCGGAGTCGATCGAGCCCGGAATCGCAGCGCTGAAATCAAAGGGAGTGCAGTTCATCTACCTCGGCTCCAGCGCTTTTCTCGAGAAAGAAAGCGACCACTTCACCGGAGCGGCCCTTGCCGCGGGCATTCCAGTGCTCACGCCTTACGAACATATGGTTTCGGACTCGCAGGCGCTGATGTCTGTCGCCGCGCGCGACTACGACGTGGGCAAGCTCGCCGGTGAGCAGGTACGTCGAATCCTTGTGGAAGGCCGGCGCGCTGGCGACATCCCCGTGCTGGCGATGGAGGAATTCGCCTATCTCGTGAACATGAAGGTCGCCAAGGCCCTGAACCTTTACCCCCCTGTCGAGTTCCTGCAGTTCGTGGAGAAGGTCGAGTAA